In the genome of Streptomyces globosus, one region contains:
- a CDS encoding VOC family protein: protein MTTASDHQGFRTVLIPVSDLGQAKAVYTALLGVPPQVDAPYYAGFESCGQHLGLLPAGGPQGLTAPLAYWHVSDIEAKLAELTAAGATVKDPVGDVGGGRLTATVIDPDGNLVGLLQDR from the coding sequence GTGACGACCGCTTCCGACCACCAGGGCTTCCGCACCGTCCTGATCCCCGTCTCCGACCTCGGGCAGGCCAAGGCGGTGTACACGGCCCTGCTGGGCGTCCCTCCGCAGGTCGACGCCCCCTACTACGCCGGCTTCGAGTCCTGCGGGCAGCACCTCGGGCTGCTGCCGGCCGGCGGGCCGCAGGGCCTGACCGCGCCGCTCGCCTACTGGCACGTGTCCGACATCGAGGCGAAGCTCGCCGAGCTGACCGCGGCCGGCGCGACCGTGAAGGACCCGGTCGGCGACGTCGGCGGCGGCCGTCTGACGGCCACCGTGATCGACCCCGACGGCAACCTCGTCGGCCTCCTCCAGGACCGCTGA